Proteins encoded together in one Mastacembelus armatus chromosome 15, fMasArm1.2, whole genome shotgun sequence window:
- the atl2 gene encoding atlastin-2 isoform X1: MAEVSGLRSRNHFESNCKSRVADEGLSGVEDVPNFQHKQRPPLARPENLDDELLHKTMASNSGKNASLTLSSEEEVQEEEAVTEEAARPIQIVLAHEDEHSFELDATALEKILLQDHVKDLNVVVVSVAGAFRKGKSFLLDFMLRYMHNQKSKSWMGGDDEPLKGFTWRGGCERETTGIQIWSEVFVVDKPDGSKVAVLLVDTQGAFDSQSTIKDCATVFALSTMTSSVQVYNLSQNIQEDDLQHLQLFTEYGRLAMEEIYLKPFQTLMFLIRDWCYPYEHNYGLEGGNTFLEKRLQVKQNQHEELQNVRKHIHSCFSNIGCFLLPHPGLKVATNPYFDGRLRDIDGDFKRELVKLVPLLLAPEKLVEKEIGGNKVTCRDLLEYFKAYIKIYQGEELPHPKSMLQATAEANNLTAVAGAKDLYSKNMEQVCGGDKPYIAPADLERCHEEFREHSVRYFRSVKKMGGEEFCQRYQNQLESELDEAYISFSKHNDGKNIFYAARTPATLFAVMFATYIVSGVTGFIGLSTLAVLANLVMGVALLSLCAWAYVKYSGEFREVGTMIDMVAETLWEQVLKPLSEHYMEDNVRQTVVNSIKASLTEQGSQHTKLKTH, encoded by the exons ATGGCGGAGGTAAGCGGGCTGAGGAGCAGAAATCACTTCGAGTCCAACTGTAAAAGCCGCGTCGCTGACGAAG GCTTGAGTGGTGTGGAGGATGTCCCCAATTTTCAGCATAAGCAGAGGCCTCCTTTAGCCAGGCCTGAAAACCTGGATGATGAATTGCTTCACAAGACCATGGCTTCAAACTCAGGCAAAAACGCCAGCCTCACACTCTCATCAGAGGAAGAGGTTCAGGAAGAAGAG GCTGTGACAGAAGAGGCAGCCAGGCCCATCCAGATCGTCCTGGCCCATGAGGATGAGCACAGTTTTGAGCTTGACGCCACAGCACTGGAGAAGATCCTGCTGCAGGATCACGTGAAGGACCTGAATGTGGTGGTTGTGTCAGTGGCCGGGGCCTTCCGCAAGGGCAAGTCCTTCCTGCTGGACTTTATGTTGCGCTATATGCACAATCAG aAGAGCAAGTCATGGATGGGAGGTGATGACGAGCCACTGAAAGGCTTCACTTGGAGAGGAGGCTGTGAGAGGGAGACTACAGGAATTCAGATCTGGAGTGAAGTGTTTGTGGTTGACAAGCCAGATGGCAGTAAG GTCGCTGTACTTCTCGTTGACACTCAGGGAGCTTTCGACAGCCAGTCCACCATAAAGGACTGTGCTACTGTGTTTGCCCTCAGCACAATGACCAGCTCTGTTCAg gtgTACAATCTCTCCCAGAACATACAGGAGGATGACCTCCAGCATCTGCAG CTCTTCACAGAATATGGGCGGCTGGCAATGGAAGAGATCTACCTGAAACCTTTCCAG ACCCTGATGTTCCTGATTCGTGATTGGTGTTATCCTTATGAACACAACTATGGCCTGGAAGGAGGCAATACCTTCCTGGAGAAAAGACTACAG GTGAAGCAGAACCAACATGAAGAGCTGCAGAATGTGAGGAAGCACATCCATTCTTGCTTCTCCAACATTGGCTGCTTCCTGCTGCCACATCCTGGCCTCAAGGTGGCTACAAACCCGTACTTTGACGGCAGGCTGAGAG acaTCGATGGTGATTTTAAGAGGGAGTTGGTCAAGCTTGTGCCTCTCCTTCTGGCCCCAGAAAAACTTGTAGAGAAGGAGATCGGTGGAAACAAAGTCACCTGCAGGGATCTCCTGGAGTACTTCAAG GCATACATAAAGATCTACCAAGGTGAAGAACTTCCCCACCCAAAGTCCATGCTCCAG GCAACAGCAGAAGCAAACAACTTGACTGCTGTTGCAGGAGCCAAAGACTTGTACAGCAAAAACATGGAGCAG GTCTGTGGCGGGGACAAGCCATACATTGCTCCAGCTGACCTGGAGCGCTGTCATGAGGAGTTTCGTGAGCATTCGGTGCGGTACTTCCGGTCTGTGAAGAAAATGGGTGGCGAAGAGTTCTGCCAGCGCTACCAGAACCAGCTGGAGTCCGAGCTGGATGAGGCCTACATCAGCTTCTCCAAACACAACGATGGCAAAAACATCTTCTACGCAGCACGCACACCTGCCACGCTCTTTGCAGTCATGTTTGCCACCTACATTGTATCTGGGGTGACAGGCTTCATAGGTCTGAGCACCCTAGCAGTGCTGGCTAACCTGGTCATGGGCGTGGCGCTGCTGTCACTCTGCGCCTGGGCGTACGTGAAATATTCTGGAGAGTTTCGGGAGGTGGGAACGATGATAGACATGGTGGCTGAGACACTCTGGGAACAG gTTTTGAAGCCGCTGAGCGAACATTATATGGAGGACAACGTGAGACAGACGGTGGTTAACTCTATCAAAGCCAGCTTGACAGAACAGGGCTCACAACACACCAAGCTAAAGACTCACTGA
- the atl2 gene encoding atlastin-2 isoform X2, whose product MAEVSGLRSRNHFESNCKSRVADEGLSGVEDVPNFQHKQRPPLARPENLDDELLHKTMASNSGKNASLTLSSEEEVQEEEAVTEEAARPIQIVLAHEDEHSFELDATALEKILLQDHVKDLNVVVVSVAGAFRKGKSFLLDFMLRYMHNQKSKSWMGGDDEPLKGFTWRGGCERETTGIQIWSEVFVVDKPDGSKVAVLLVDTQGAFDSQSTIKDCATVFALSTMTSSVQVYNLSQNIQEDDLQHLQLFTEYGRLAMEEIYLKPFQTLMFLIRDWCYPYEHNYGLEGGNTFLEKRLQVKQNQHEELQNVRKHIHSCFSNIGCFLLPHPGLKVATNPYFDGRLRDIDGDFKRELVKLVPLLLAPEKLVEKEIGGNKVTCRDLLEYFKAYIKIYQGEELPHPKSMLQATAEANNLTAVAGAKDLYSKNMEQVCGGDKPYIAPADLERCHEEFREHSVRYFRSVKKMGGEEFCQRYQNQLESELDEAYISFSKHNDGKNIFYAARTPATLFAVMFATYIVSGVTGFIGLSTLAVLANLVMGVALLSLCAWAYVKYSGEFREVGTMIDMVAETLWEQKMIRKVFSKLLEPVRSRLAWPISLLPSFPSGETLGLRALSPLNNNYKKTN is encoded by the exons ATGGCGGAGGTAAGCGGGCTGAGGAGCAGAAATCACTTCGAGTCCAACTGTAAAAGCCGCGTCGCTGACGAAG GCTTGAGTGGTGTGGAGGATGTCCCCAATTTTCAGCATAAGCAGAGGCCTCCTTTAGCCAGGCCTGAAAACCTGGATGATGAATTGCTTCACAAGACCATGGCTTCAAACTCAGGCAAAAACGCCAGCCTCACACTCTCATCAGAGGAAGAGGTTCAGGAAGAAGAG GCTGTGACAGAAGAGGCAGCCAGGCCCATCCAGATCGTCCTGGCCCATGAGGATGAGCACAGTTTTGAGCTTGACGCCACAGCACTGGAGAAGATCCTGCTGCAGGATCACGTGAAGGACCTGAATGTGGTGGTTGTGTCAGTGGCCGGGGCCTTCCGCAAGGGCAAGTCCTTCCTGCTGGACTTTATGTTGCGCTATATGCACAATCAG aAGAGCAAGTCATGGATGGGAGGTGATGACGAGCCACTGAAAGGCTTCACTTGGAGAGGAGGCTGTGAGAGGGAGACTACAGGAATTCAGATCTGGAGTGAAGTGTTTGTGGTTGACAAGCCAGATGGCAGTAAG GTCGCTGTACTTCTCGTTGACACTCAGGGAGCTTTCGACAGCCAGTCCACCATAAAGGACTGTGCTACTGTGTTTGCCCTCAGCACAATGACCAGCTCTGTTCAg gtgTACAATCTCTCCCAGAACATACAGGAGGATGACCTCCAGCATCTGCAG CTCTTCACAGAATATGGGCGGCTGGCAATGGAAGAGATCTACCTGAAACCTTTCCAG ACCCTGATGTTCCTGATTCGTGATTGGTGTTATCCTTATGAACACAACTATGGCCTGGAAGGAGGCAATACCTTCCTGGAGAAAAGACTACAG GTGAAGCAGAACCAACATGAAGAGCTGCAGAATGTGAGGAAGCACATCCATTCTTGCTTCTCCAACATTGGCTGCTTCCTGCTGCCACATCCTGGCCTCAAGGTGGCTACAAACCCGTACTTTGACGGCAGGCTGAGAG acaTCGATGGTGATTTTAAGAGGGAGTTGGTCAAGCTTGTGCCTCTCCTTCTGGCCCCAGAAAAACTTGTAGAGAAGGAGATCGGTGGAAACAAAGTCACCTGCAGGGATCTCCTGGAGTACTTCAAG GCATACATAAAGATCTACCAAGGTGAAGAACTTCCCCACCCAAAGTCCATGCTCCAG GCAACAGCAGAAGCAAACAACTTGACTGCTGTTGCAGGAGCCAAAGACTTGTACAGCAAAAACATGGAGCAG GTCTGTGGCGGGGACAAGCCATACATTGCTCCAGCTGACCTGGAGCGCTGTCATGAGGAGTTTCGTGAGCATTCGGTGCGGTACTTCCGGTCTGTGAAGAAAATGGGTGGCGAAGAGTTCTGCCAGCGCTACCAGAACCAGCTGGAGTCCGAGCTGGATGAGGCCTACATCAGCTTCTCCAAACACAACGATGGCAAAAACATCTTCTACGCAGCACGCACACCTGCCACGCTCTTTGCAGTCATGTTTGCCACCTACATTGTATCTGGGGTGACAGGCTTCATAGGTCTGAGCACCCTAGCAGTGCTGGCTAACCTGGTCATGGGCGTGGCGCTGCTGTCACTCTGCGCCTGGGCGTACGTGAAATATTCTGGAGAGTTTCGGGAGGTGGGAACGATGATAGACATGGTGGCTGAGACACTCTGGGAACAG AAGATGATCAGAAAG GTGTTTTCCAAACTTTTGGAGCCTGTCAGGAGCCGCCTGGCGTGGcccatctctctcctcccttccttccCATCAGGAGAGACCCTGGGACTGAGagctctgtctcctctcaaCAACAACTACAAGAAGACTAACTAG